Genomic segment of Caldisericum sp.:
TAAGGTCTTTGGAAAGGAAGGGATTTGTTTTTAGGGAAAGGTTCAGGAATGGCTCTATAATAAAGCTCAATGAAAGTATAAATTATTACGCAAATGGGAAAAAATTAAATAGCTGATGTGCTTAGGTGATGCTATAATGGCTGAGGAATTGAAGATTAATGAATATATAAAAAATGTTTTCAGAAACAGGGTAAAAGAGAATATCTCTTATGGCTCTCATAAACCTGACGGGAAATTCCATGTTTCTTCAATAGTTTATGGCTGTCCGAGGAAACTGTATTTTGAGTATAAATATGGGCCAAAGACAGTAATAAACAATGACGATGAAATGTTTAGGATTTGGGTTGGAATGAAGCTCCACGAAACAAGAATAACCGACTTCCACGAATTCAATATAGAAAAAAAGTATGATGACTTTATTATTTCTGGGACTATTGATGAAATTCTAGAAAAAGGCGATAAAAGGTATATTATTGATAAAAAGTTTGTACTTGCTCCACCTACTGAAATGTATGACCACCACCGCAAACAAGTAATGTATTATGCTTATTTACTGCGTGAAACAAAGGGAATAACGGTAAATGGAATTGCTCTTTTATATTTCAGGACTGGTTCTGTGTATATTAATCAATCAGGCCATAAGGTAAGCGGTGTCAGCATAGATAATATTGGCTCAAGCGACCATGTCTTTGTATTTGCAGAGGAAATAACTGATGACGATATAACACGCTACGGAAAAGAAATGGAATCTGTTGTTTCATTGGCAATAAAGGGCATAAAGGAAAACAAAGTCCCAGACAAAAAGGAGTCTTGGTATTGTGATTACTGTGCATTTAAAGAAATTTGTAAGTATGGAGACGCTTTTGGCTCAAATATATTTTAGGCAGCCCCGAGTGGATTTGAACCACTGTCTGCTGGTTCAGAGCCAGCAATGCTTGGCCACTACACCACGGGGCTACAGTCCCGGGCAGATTTGAACTGCCGTCCCCAGATCCAAAGTCTGGGATGCTTGTCCTCTACACCACGGGACTGGCTGTAAATACCATTAACAATATAAAAACCTTTTGATTGCAAAAAGTTTAAATATATCCAAATTATTACTATATCTGTGCCTTAGAAGGCACTTGTGAGCAACGCATAAGGTGTTGCGTTGCGAGTATATGGTCTCCCATACCCCCAA
This window contains:
- a CDS encoding PD-(D/E)XK nuclease family protein; translation: MAEELKINEYIKNVFRNRVKENISYGSHKPDGKFHVSSIVYGCPRKLYFEYKYGPKTVINNDDEMFRIWVGMKLHETRITDFHEFNIEKKYDDFIISGTIDEILEKGDKRYIIDKKFVLAPPTEMYDHHRKQVMYYAYLLRETKGITVNGIALLYFRTGSVYINQSGHKVSGVSIDNIGSSDHVFVFAEEITDDDITRYGKEMESVVSLAIKGIKENKVPDKKESWYCDYCAFKEICKYGDAFGSNIF